In the genome of Burkholderia sp. PAMC 26561, the window CATCAAGCGCCGCCGCGAAATCGGCCGTCAACTTCTTGATCGCCAGTTGTCTGGTGCCGCCGTCGTATCGGCGCATGTACGCCTGAACCACACACGGCTGAAGCCGCTTTTCGAACAGTGGTGGCCGTACCTGAACCGCATGAGCATCAACATGCAGCGATTCGGCAATTCCACATTTGGCAGCGAAAACAAAGAAACCGTGAATGGTTTCTTCGACAAGCAGCTTAAGTCGCTCGAAGAATACGTCGAAGAACAGCACCGTGTTGCCGAAGGCTATCGTGTATCGAAGGAAGCCGAGCTTCGCGCGGCCAACGATTTTGTGTTCGAGCCGACCATTCCGATGCCGGCGCTGGAGATCGAGGTCGAAGCCTACTCGCGGTTTTCGATGCGTATCCTGAGCGCGCTGATGAAGTTCGACAAAGCCATGGATCATTACGACTTCATGGTGTGGAACGGTATTCGCGATCAGTCGGACGTCGACGACGAAACCGTGCGGTTCCTGAAGAAGTTCAACCCGTTGGGCTTGCGTGGCTACATGACGCACCTCCGCCTGATGACGACAGTGCGCGGCTTGTAAGGGTATCGCGATGCTGGACGAACTGAACCCCCAGCAACGGGAAGTCGCCCAGTTGCGCCAGAACTGCGTGGCGATCGCTTGTCCTGGCGCGGGCAAAACCAAAACGATCGCGACCAAGGCGGCGCTCCTGCTTCAGGAAGACGCTGTGATGGTCGGCGCGGTGACTTTTTCTAAAGATGCCGCGCTCGAGCTGCGCGACCGCATCCTTGCTACCGCCGGCAAGGCGGTTAAGAAACGCTTGATAGCTGGAACCTTCCACTCACTTGCATATAAGCAGTTGCAGCGGCCGGGCAGCCGGCCACTCGACATCGCGTCCGACGGCGACCGGCTTGGATTGCTCATCCGGGTGATGCAGGAGATAGGGCGGGAAGGAAAGGCAGAAGACGTCATTCCAACGATCGAAAAGATCAAGACGAACTTCGGCAAATTCGATCCGCAAAGCGAAGACGGGCAACTGTACGCGGCCTACCAAGACGCTTTGGCGAGAAACGGCAAGATCGATTTTCAGGACATGCTGCGTCTGGCAGTCGAGGGCATGGAAAACGGAACAATCCTTCCGTATCCCTTCACTTTTCTCCTCGTTGACGAGTTTCAGGATACCGATCCCCTTCAATACCGCTGGATCGAGCTACATGCGAAGGCCGGTTCGATTGTGACGGTCGTTGGCGACGACGATCAAAGCATCTACGCGTTTCGCGAAGCGCTGGGCTACCGGGGGATGGAAGCATTCATCAAGCAGTTCGACGCTAAACCGGTGGTGCTTGGGAGCAACTATCGGTGTCGCTCCGAAATCTTGACGGCCGCCGATCGCCTTATCCGCAACAACGTCGATCGCATCTCAAAGGTTTTGCGCGCCGAGAAGGGTGTAGGCGGCCGGGTGGCGGCGTCGCGGCACGCAGACGAGTATGAAGAGGCCGTTGCCGCCGTCGAGACACTCGGACCGTTGCTTACTGCGAAACAGTCCTGCGCGATTCTCGCTCGAACAAACCGGATTCTCGATCCACTTGAGGCTGTTTGTCGGTCGCACGGTGTGAAGTATTACCGTGCGTCGGGATCTTCGGTGCTCAGTCGGCCGGAAGGCGCGCTCATGTGCAATCTGCTCGAGATCGTTGAGCGGGTGAAGGAAACCGGGCTGGATTCGGTGCTGGCTCACCTCGGCTTGCGCGCCGAGCAACTGCGGGCGCTTCACGCGGACATGGGTGTCGAACTTCAGCAGCGCAGCAGGGCCGATCTGGTTGATTTGGGTTTGCCCGAAGACGTAGCAACGAACTATCGAGAATTCATGAAGCGGCTTGCCGAATGGCGCGGGCTCTGCGATCGGAAGTTCTACTCGTTGACGCTCTCCGGGGTCAGCGAGTGGATGTTGAAGTACGCAAAAAAAGAGCAAGCGATTCGTGCGATTCAATCGACGTACGACGTTCTTTCAAGGCTCTCGGGAACGTTCGCCGAACGGCTGCTGTTCATGCGTCAGGAGAACAACCAGGCCAAGCCCGGCGCATTGATTCTCACTACCATGCACAGCGCCAAAGGGCTGGAATGGGATCACGTGTGGATCGCACGCTCCGAAGAGACGATCGTGCCGGATGCCAAATCGACTGAACCCGAGGAGCGGAGGCTATTTTATGTAGCGATGACCCGCGCGCGCGAGTCGTTGATGATTTCAGGCACGGCCAAAAATTTTGCGTCCAGGTTTGTGACCGAAGCGCAAATCGAGGCGACCGCTGATTCGGCGCTTGCTGCATAGCAAGTTCAATAAGCGAAGTGCTACACAAAACAAGGAATAAAGTTGAAACAGAAACTGATTTTTGGACAGAAGGCAATCGGCGCCGCTTTAGTCGTGGCGGCAGGAGCAACTGCCATTGGCTCCGCAATCGCCCTCACATCCCTCGCCACGAGCTCCGCCGCCACCTTAGCGATTGTTGGCGAGGCGGCCAACGCCGCGAAAGATATGCGGACGTTGCAGATAGTAGAGCGGTTGACCGGGGACGAGCAGGAAACTGTTCTCACGCAGTATGGGTTCCGTTCGATTAACGAGCTGAATCAAAAGATGGAAAAGCGGCGCATAGCGTTCCAGCAGCAAAGAGAGAACGTAGTGCGCGCTCAATCCGCGTCGCGGTCATCCTTTGCGTTCCTTGTAGCTGCCCTCGTCGCCCTATCGCTCCTGTCTACGAGGGCCGCAGGCCTCTTGTTCAAGAATGCAAACACGCGACGTTCTTTAGCCGCATAAACCGGCGAAAACGCACGAGCGAATGCATTCGAAATTTTTAGTCAATCGACTCGATCCGGCAATCGCTAAAACAAAATCACAGATGAAAAAACTACTCCTAATCGCGTTTTCCTTTTGCTACGTGACGCTCGCCTGCGCGCAGTCTATAGCTGTGCAGGACACAACGGTTTCCGAGACAGCTAGGCCCAGAATCACGGCCGCCGACGGTCAGAGCATCGGTCTCGTGAATACGGTTGGCACCGTATCTACCGCTAAAGTGTCCGCGGGGGATGCATGCCCTTCGAACGGCTTTTTGACCGAAGGCACTGCCGGGACCGCTTTGCTTACTTGCGTCAATGGCCAGTGGCGTGACTTCAAGAACCTTGAGCAGGCTGTGGTGCAGATGACTATCGACGGCTCGCGCGAGAACGCTCGGCCTCGGCACATTCAATACCAGTTTGACACCCATGTTGGCATCCCGACCCTTCATACAACCGAGGAAGCCGCGGTTCAGGTGCATCGGACGGAATCATGGTTTGCCGTCCCGAGTAAGACCGCCGACAGCCTCTATGTGGATACCAACGTACTGACTTTTAACTCGGACAACACTGTCCACGTACTAATCGAGCTGTCTTCGGTTGATGCCGGTCACGAGTGGAGCAAACGTGTCGACATGACCGTGCCGGTGGGCGTGAGGACGATGATCGCGAAGGATGCATTTGGTGACGAGTAACGAGTACGCCATCCGCGTCACCAAACGGGCGTCTTAGGCGCCAATGAAAAAGGCCCGGACATGTGCCGGGCCTTCAAACCAAGGTGGGAACCCCCGTTACCGCCTTGGCGGTATTTCTCTCGTAACTGACCTGCTGCCTCTGCTTTTTGGTTTTATCGTCGGGCGTTTTTTGTCGATCAGCAACCGCATAGTAGTTGACTCCCAACCCGGCCTTGTGTGGGCTTCCCCACATTCGGCTTACTTTTCGTTACAGGTGTTGCTAAATGTGTACGCCGCAGACGCGCGGTTAATAAAGGCGTAGGCGGCATGCTGAGCACACGAGGCGAAACCGATACAGGAAACGGAAAAAAGCCCAGGCACTTGCGCTGGGCAATCCACCGGCAACTAAGCCGATGGGGGAGGTCCTGAAGAAGCAAAATGGCTGCAGTCGGTATCGACAGCAGCCTTTTTTTTCGGTCAAAACCAGACTGCGCAGTCGCCTTAAAGGGCGCGGTAGACCGGATCCATGGCAGTGGCACCGGTGTGCGCAGGGGCGTGATAGCTGCCCGAGGCAGACGTACCGTCAGCAACCCCACCATAGCTCGATTGGTCGTTTTGGGCGGCCACCTTGGCTTCCGCTGCCTGTACTTGAACCGGATAGCTCGTGCGGTCGCCCGTGCCCGGGTTGTATCCGGCCTTTTCCAACTGCACCAGCTCCGACTTCACTTGAGCGCGGGTAACAGGTGCCTGGCTAGATTGAGCGAACGACGACACAGCGGGGATTGCAAGGGCTGCAGCCACGATGAGGGTTGAGAGTTTCATGATGCTTACCTCCGAATCTTGTTTTTGCGCAAACACCCGATTGCGTTTCAGTGATTCTAGTGTAGGTAAACGTCTGCTTAAGATTAACCGCGAAGATGACAAAGGATTATTGCTATTTACGTGTTAACCCTTACTGCAGCAAAATGAGTCTGCTGCCATGAGCCGAGCAGAACGAGCTTGCGGCTGGAAGCAGCGCGGATAAAAAAACGCCGGGAAGACCCGGCGTTTTTCACGAACAGTTGCGCTTACGGAGTGCGCTTCTGTGCATCCTTCACGTCTTCCTTCAGATCGCCATATTGTTTCTGCGCCTCGCCGGCACCCTGCTGTAGCTGGCCTTTCGCCTTTTGGCTGGGATCGTCCGTGGCGTTGCCCACAGCCTCATTGACCTTGCCCTTCACCTTCTCTGCAGTGCCCTTCACTTGGTCCTTATTCATAGCAAACCTCCGTTTCGGTTATGCGCCTGAATTTGGCAGCGAAGACTAAGATGCAAAAAGCGATCCCGACGAATCGGATACACGAGACAAAAAAAAACCCGCTCAGGTGGCGGGCTTAATCCATATCAGTGGAGACATGGAGGAGACAAAATAAGTATAAACCCTAGTCCGCTAAGTGCAAGCTTGTTTCCAGAAGTGCGGCCAGGAATGCATCAGGCAATACAAACGGGCTGCGGTGCGCAATCGTGTCAGGCATCGCATGGCGATTAATAAACCGACCATCAGATAGCATGCAAAAGCACAAATCCGCGAACGCCGCTTCCTGCGCTGCGGCTTCCCAAGTATCGCTTCGGTAGTCGGTTTCGGCTTTTGTAGTCATCGTAATTGCGACCAGGTGTGAGAGGCCGCGATCCACGGCATAGCTTTCAGTCGGATCGTCGCCCACGCGGGCTTACTGGTCCGTTCGACAAGGCACGGTTCAGAACGCTGCGGTGCGGTGGAGCTCAGTCACATTCGAATCGCCTTTTTCTGAAGCGGCGACGATTGGGGCGGCCGGCGTAGGTGCCGAGGCTTCTTCGTCCAGCGTTGCGTCGCTTGCGGGAGCCACGTCGATCGTCATCATTCGAGCAACGCGCTTAAGCGTGCCGTTAAGCGATGCGTTCGGCCCTAAGCGTATCGTGCCGCTATACAAAATGTCGCCGGATACATGTCCGTTGACTTCGAGCGAATCGCGGGCGTGAACATTGCCGTCGACACGCCCGTCGATGCGTACGTGCTCGCCTTGCGTGCTGCCCTTGACCAGGCCGCCTTCGCCGATATGCAGCAAGCCGCGCGTCGAGATCATGCTGCCCGCGCATAAGCCAAAGCAACTGACGCCATGATCGACGATCATGTCGCCGTTGATCGCACAGCCGGAGGCGATGAGGGTGATGTAAAGTTCGTTTTTCATGTCCAAGCTTCCTAGAACATCTGTACTTCGTTCGATCCTGTCCGGGCCGCTGGAGCGGATGGCGTGACAGCGCGCGTTGACGTAGTCGGTTCAGCGACGCTTTCCTGTTCGACGCGCGGCTTCGAGATCCGACGACGGGACTGATGCGTCTGTTTCGTTGCGGTTGCGGCCGATGCGGTGCTGACAACCGGAGTCGCCTCGCTCGCCGTAACCGGCGCGACGCTGACCGATTGCTGAGGCACTTGTTGCACGACGACAGGTTCCACTGGCTTGATAGCGGCAGCGGGCGCTGGTGAAACCGCGAGCGCGTTTATCGTTGCACTGGGGATGG includes:
- a CDS encoding CsbD family protein codes for the protein MNKDQVKGTAEKVKGKVNEAVGNATDDPSQKAKGQLQQGAGEAQKQYGDLKEDVKDAQKRTP
- a CDS encoding ATP-dependent helicase; the protein is MLDELNPQQREVAQLRQNCVAIACPGAGKTKTIATKAALLLQEDAVMVGAVTFSKDAALELRDRILATAGKAVKKRLIAGTFHSLAYKQLQRPGSRPLDIASDGDRLGLLIRVMQEIGREGKAEDVIPTIEKIKTNFGKFDPQSEDGQLYAAYQDALARNGKIDFQDMLRLAVEGMENGTILPYPFTFLLVDEFQDTDPLQYRWIELHAKAGSIVTVVGDDDQSIYAFREALGYRGMEAFIKQFDAKPVVLGSNYRCRSEILTAADRLIRNNVDRISKVLRAEKGVGGRVAASRHADEYEEAVAAVETLGPLLTAKQSCAILARTNRILDPLEAVCRSHGVKYYRASGSSVLSRPEGALMCNLLEIVERVKETGLDSVLAHLGLRAEQLRALHADMGVELQQRSRADLVDLGLPEDVATNYREFMKRLAEWRGLCDRKFYSLTLSGVSEWMLKYAKKEQAIRAIQSTYDVLSRLSGTFAERLLFMRQENNQAKPGALILTTMHSAKGLEWDHVWIARSEETIVPDAKSTEPEERRLFYVAMTRARESLMISGTAKNFASRFVTEAQIEATADSALAA
- a CDS encoding DUF4148 domain-containing protein, giving the protein MKLSTLIVAAALAIPAVSSFAQSSQAPVTRAQVKSELVQLEKAGYNPGTGDRTSYPVQVQAAEAKVAAQNDQSSYGGVADGTSASGSYHAPAHTGATAMDPVYRAL
- a CDS encoding bactofilin family protein; amino-acid sequence: MKNELYITLIASGCAINGDMIVDHGVSCFGLCAGSMISTRGLLHIGEGGLVKGSTQGEHVRIDGRVDGNVHARDSLEVNGHVSGDILYSGTIRLGPNASLNGTLKRVARMMTIDVAPASDATLDEEASAPTPAAPIVAASEKGDSNVTELHRTAAF